The sequence below is a genomic window from Ornithobacterium rhinotracheale.
CTACACAAGGTTCCAACATCGAAATTGAGCAGTTGTAACTCTACAACACCTCCCAATCTGTGTTAAATTGATTCACGGCAGATAAGTAGTCGTACACGCTTTGCAAGTACTCGGTTTGTGCCTGCTGGTACAGATATTTGGTTTGTGCCAAATCATTTGAAAGCAAACGCCCTGCATTGTAAAGTTTGAGTTTGTTTTCGTAGAGTGCTTTGGCTAAATTTATATTTTCACGCTTTTTCTCAAGAATGGTCTTTTTAGCATTCATTTCTTGCTGAGCGGTAGTCAAATTTTCAATACGGTTTTGCGAGTCAAGTAGCAATTGTTTTTCCAATTGTTGAGCTTGCCAATTCAGTTCTTCTAGTTTTTTGCTTGTAGCATAAGCCTCAGAGATAGGTACATTTAGCCCGAGAGCTATATAGCTATTGCCGCGCCAATGTTTGTTTTCAAAAATGTTTAAATTTTCGCTGTAATGATTGGTGCCAAGAAAAGCATTGAGCGACAAACGAGGCAAATAATCGGCTTTGGTTTTCTTTACATCAGATCGTACAATTTCTTGATTTAATTGATTTTTCTGAATACTTAAACGAGAAGTTTCCTCCTTTTGTGCAACAAGTCCATTGTTTTGAATGGTAGCATTTTGCATTAAATCTTCCAAAGAATCGGTTAAATTCAGATTTTCTACACCACTATTTTCCGCCAAAACACCCATGCTTGCCAGTAGTTTTAATTTAGCTTTATTTAAAATATTTTGCGCCTGTATGGCTTGTGCCTCGGCGTTGTTTACTTGCATTTTAGCCGAATTTTTATCGTAATCGGTTGCGTGCCCCGCTTTAAATCGGGCTAAGGTAATTCGCAAATTTTCATTTTCCTGTGTTATGTTTTCTTGCGCGAGCTCCCATTGTTTTTGTGCAATGGCTGTTTCAATATAGTTTTGCGCAATATTCCCTTTCAGCTTTATGCTTTCAATCTGATTATCGATTTCAGATAGTTTTTCCTTTTTCTCTGCTTTGTAAATCAAGTTTTTAGTCGTAGGGTCAAACAGTGGATATTCCATTTTTACGCCCGCCGTAAGTGCCCAAGGTGTAGCAAATTTCATATAATCGATTTCGCCTTCTTTGGCTTGCGGGTTAAAGGCTTTGGCTGGCACAGGCGTCGCAGGGATTATCAAATTACGCTGAAAATTAGCACTCCCCGTGATGGTAGGAATACGCCCTGTGCGAGCGCTGGCTGTTTGCGCTTTGGCAATTTCGAGATTTACTTGGTTTAAATGCTGTTGTGCATTGTTTTCGAGCCCGATGGTTTGCGCCTCGGTTAAACTTAAATTTTGAGGGATTTTTTGTCCAAAAGCGGTGAAACTTAGTCCAAGAATCCAGAGAAATATAGAGCGAAATGTATTCATTTTTTAGGGTTTTAAATTTATCTAAAAACCGATGCGGGTTCTAATTTTTTAATTTTTTGTAGCGCAAAGAGCGAACCGCCGATGCAAATAAAAAGCGTCATCGCGAGCAGTTCCAAAAGCATTATCGGTGTAATCACAAGAATAAGTCCCGAAGATGCCATGCCCCATTTCATTAAATATAAAAGAATCACAGCGATTAAAAATCCAATGAAGGCATAAATAATGGCTTGGCAGATGATTAATTTGCTCACATATCGGTTATTGGCCCCGATGGCTTTAAGCGTTCCGTAATC
It includes:
- a CDS encoding TolC family protein, with product MNTFRSIFLWILGLSFTAFGQKIPQNLSLTEAQTIGLENNAQQHLNQVNLEIAKAQTASARTGRIPTITGSANFQRNLIIPATPVPAKAFNPQAKEGEIDYMKFATPWALTAGVKMEYPLFDPTTKNLIYKAEKKEKLSEIDNQIESIKLKGNIAQNYIETAIAQKQWELAQENITQENENLRITLARFKAGHATDYDKNSAKMQVNNAEAQAIQAQNILNKAKLKLLASMGVLAENSGVENLNLTDSLEDLMQNATIQNNGLVAQKEETSRLSIQKNQLNQEIVRSDVKKTKADYLPRLSLNAFLGTNHYSENLNIFENKHWRGNSYIALGLNVPISEAYATSKKLEELNWQAQQLEKQLLLDSQNRIENLTTAQQEMNAKKTILEKKRENINLAKALYENKLKLYNAGRLLSNDLAQTKYLYQQAQTEYLQSVYDYLSAVNQFNTDWEVL